A genomic segment from Malus domestica chromosome 05, GDT2T_hap1 encodes:
- the LOC139196132 gene encoding uncharacterized protein, which translates to MGSTGSDVFIEKGFTNWKKGPQNLRVHEGGVGSLHNKAIQQARDLMAQKQHIETFVSKQTDEARINYRTLLNASLECTRWLLGQGLPFRGHDESFKSSNIGNYLELMQFLSKHNEQVRKVVFENAPKNLKYTSSDIQKDLVRACAIETIDAITKDMEGAFFSLLVDGSRDSSTKEQMAVVLRYVNKKGEAIEKFLGVQHVTSITNSSLEEAIERFFATTNLSMSKLRGQGYDGASNMKGELNGLKTKILNKYPQAFYIHCFAHQIQLDLVAFAKGIEGVAIFFNNASILVNTIGSSCKRRDVFREKQLEQIKNALDVGDLETGRGLNQESSLMRPCDTRWNSHYGTIVSIIVMFEAVVEVLEWIKDDTNQDNFGEASKLFHDIQTFDFVFHLFLMRLILGIRNELSQALQKKDQDIVNAMALVEVCKQRLQSLRDDDFGDLLNDVQKFCEEPDIVVPNMEDLHFVPGKSRRKAPRLTNFHYYRVDLYFQVLDTQLKELNDRFNEVNTELLLCMACLSLVNNFASFDKAKIVRLAQLYPQDFDRMDLINLPIQLDNYIHDMKMHSEFSSLRGIGDLAKELVKTGKCASYMLVYKLLTLALVLPVATASVERAFSAMKIVKTPLQATRELLLKKHKIALIKWANSLDTLMRNSHL; encoded by the exons ATGGGTAGCACTGGAAGTGATGTCTTCATTGAGAAAGGGTTTACAAATTGGAAGAAAGGACCCCAAAATCTTCGAGTCCATGAGGGAGGTGTTGGAAGTCTTCATAATAAAGCTATACAACAAGCTAGAGATTTGATGGCACAAAAACAACACATTGAAACATTTGTGAGTAAGCAAACCGATGAAGCGCGCATTAATTATCGTACTTTATTGAATGCCTCACTTGAGTGTACAAGATGGTTGTTGGGACAAGGTTTGCCTTTTCGTGGCCACGATGAATCGTTCAAATCAAGCAATATAGGTAATTATTTAGAGCTTATGCAATTTCTTTCCAAGCATAATGAGCAAGTTAGAAAAGTTGTGTTTGAGAATGCTCCCAAGAATCTTAAGTATACTTCTTCCGATATTCAAAAAGATCTTGTTCGTGCTTGTGCCATTGAAACTATAGATGCAATCACTAAAGATATGGAAGgtgcatttttttctcttttggttgatgGATCACGTGATTCTTCAACTAAAGAGCAAATGGCGGTGGTATTGCGTTATGTGAACAAAAAAGGAGAAGCAATTGAAAAGTTTTTGGGTGTGCAACATGTCACCTCTATAACTAATAGCTCACTTGAAGAGGCTATTGAGAGATTCTTTGCTACAACAAATTTGAGTATGTCTAAGTTACGGGGACAAGGCTATGATGGAGCTAGTAATATGAAGGGTGAGCTAAAtggccttaaaacaaagattttgaaCAAGTATCCTCAAGCATTTTATATTCATTGTTTTGCACACCAAATTCAACTAGATCTTGTAGCCTTTGCAAAGGGAATTGAGGGTGTCGCCATTTTCTTCAACAATGCTAGTATCTTGGTCAATACTATTGGATCATCGTGTAAGCGTCGTGATGTATTTAGAGAGAAACAACTAGAACAAATTAAGAATGCTCTTGATGTTGGTGATCTTGAAACGGGTAGAGGGTTAAATCAAGAGAGTAGTCTCATGCGTCCTTGTGATACACGTTGGAACTCACATTATGGTACTATAGTGAGTATTATTGTCATGTTTGAAGCCGTGGTGGAGGTGCTTGAATGGATTAAAGATGATACCAACCAAGACAATTTCGGAGAAGCAAGTAAGTTATTCCATGACATACAaacttttgattttgtgtttcacctttttttaATGAGACTTATATTGGGAATTAGAAATGAGTTATCACAAGCATTACAAAAGAaagatcaagatattgtgaatgcGATGGCGTTAGTGGAAGTATGCAAGCAAAGACTACAATCCTTGAGAGATGATGATTTTGGGGACTTGCTTAATGATGTACAAAAGTTTTGTGAAGAACCTGATATTGTCGTTCCTAACATGGAGGATTTGCATTTCGTACCCGGAAAATCAAGGCGTAAAGCTCCAAGACTCACAAACTTTCATTACTATCGTGTGGATCtctattttcaagtccttgatacgcaattaaaggaattgaatgatcgcttcaatgaggtaaacaccgaattgcttctttgtatggcatgtttgagtctggtgaataattttgcatcttttgacaAAGCAAAAATTGTTCGTCTAGCCCAACTTTATCCTCAAGATTTTGATCGTATGGATCTCATAAATCTTCCCATTCAACTTGACAATTACATTCACGATATGAAGATGCATAGTGAGTTTTCATCATTAAGAGGAATTGGTGATCTTGCAAAGGAGTTGGTGAAGACCGGAAAGTGTGCAAGCTATATGTTAGTGTATAAGCTTCTTACATTAGCTTTGGTGTTACCGGTTGCAACCGCTTCGGTAGAGAGagctttttctgctatgaaaattgtgaaaacaccattac AGGCAACACGTGAACTTTTGCTCAAGAAacacaagattgccctcattaaATGGGCAAACTCTTTAGATACTCTCATGCGCAATTCACACCTCTGA
- the LOC103401929 gene encoding serine carboxypeptidase-like 1 translates to MLPQALLFMALLTTNVASTSNIITALPGFPGNLPFKLETGYVGVGNMDDVQLFYYFIESEGSPEYDPLVLWLTGGPGCSAFSGLIYENLGPLSFDYANSIGNKPKFKLNPYSWTKVANIIFLDAPVGSGFSYAKTWTGYTNMSDTLSAAQTYEFLRKWLMDHPKFFNNQLYVAGDSYSGIVVPIIVQEISDGNHDDNVPPINIKGYVLGNPATDLDKDEDSRILFAYLKALISDELYQSLETNCNGEYINVDPNNALCVDDLEIYNECTEDIRAAQILEPSCTVTSPKSTGSIWNPDHLSDRDSKNTLLTSSGLPRLWCREYNYILSEIWANDKTVQDALHVREGSIEEWVRCNYSLQDSYIKDVSSSLVYHENLIKKGYRVLIYSGDHDMVVPYVGTLAWIESLNLTVDNRWRPWFVSGQIAGYSVQYSHITNYKLTFTTIKGAGHTAPEYKPEECLAMISSLRVKVDLGSIIGIIRANHDLSSLLCAV, encoded by the exons ATGTTGCCACAAGCACTTCTATTTATGGCTCTTTTGACCACGAATGTTGCATCCACGTCAAACATCATCACAGCCCTACCCGGCTTTCCCGGTAACCTTCCCTTCAAACTTGAAACTGGGTACGTAG GAGTAGGCAACATGGATGATGTGCAGCTATTTTATTACTTCATTGAGTCTGAAGGGAGTCCAGAATATGATCCTCTTGTGCTTTGGCTCACTGGAGGTCCCGGTTGTTCTGCGTTTTCTGGCCTCATATATGAAAATttag gTCCACTATCCTTTGACTACGCAAATTCCATTGGCAACAagccaaagttcaagttaaatCCATACTCATGGACAAAG GTTGCCAACATAATATTTTTAGATGCACCTGTCGGCAGTGGATTCTCATATGCAAAAACTTGGACAGGATACACTAATATGAGTGACACTTTATCAGCAGCACAAACATATGAATTTCTAAGAAAG TGGCTTATGGACCACCCTAAGTTCTTCAACAATCAACTCTATGTTGCTGGCGATTCTTATTCGGGTATAGTTGTTCCTATTATCGTTCAGGAAATATCCGATG GTAATCATGATGACAATGTGCCGCCAATAAATATCAAG GGATATGTGCTTGGCAATCCAGCGACAGATTTGGACAAAGACGAGGATTCCAGAATTTTATTTGCTTACCTAAAAGCACTTATATCAGATGAACTATACCAG TCACTTGAAACTAATTGCAACGGAGAGTATATCAATGTGGATCCAAACAACGCATTATGTGTGGATGATCTAGAAATTTACAACGAG TGCACTGAAGACATACGTGCTGCACAGATATTGGAACCTTCATGTACTGTAACTTCGCCAAAATCAACGGGATCAATATGGAATCCCGACCATCTCAGTGATAGGGACTCTAAAAATACCCTCCTTACTTCTTCTGGACTTCCTAGGCTATGGTGTCGG GAATACAATTATATCCTCTCTGAAATTTGGGCAAATGACAAAACTGTTCAAGATGCTCTTCATGTTCGGGAG GGAAGCATTGAAGAATGGGTGAGATGCAATTACAGCTTACAAGATTCATATATAAAAGATGTTTCCTCTAGTCTTGTATATCATGAGAACCTCATAAAAAAAGGCTATAGAGTTCTTATTTACAG TGGTGATCATGATATGGTAGTTCCTTATGTGGGTACTCTTGCTTGGATAGAGTCGCTTAACTTGACTGTTGACAATCGTTGGAGGCCATGGTTCGTCAGTGGGCAGATTGCAGG ATACAGTGTGCAGTACTCACACATAACTAATTACAAGTTGACATTCACGACTATAAAG GGAGCCGGTCACACAGCTCCAGAGTACAAACCTGAAGAGTGTCTTGCTATGATTAGTAG CTTAAGAGTCAAGGTTGATTTAGGGTCTATCATTGGTATCATCAGAGCCAATCACGATCTTTCATCCCTTCTCTGTGCCGTATGA
- the LOC139196131 gene encoding uncharacterized protein, whose product MASFDMENEAFQWFQWVNCVKNYPKWEDFTKIFCRKFGSPDLVDCTENLVKLCQTGLLRDYIMEFRRLANRTMEMTPRILKSCFIGGLKPEIQHDVKILRPFDVHEAIAYSQQVDAKLAELKVKSFSRNPFPASQFKPTHLSDITNIPKPESSTQNDNFRRLTVAEIEFRRKNRLCFNCDEKFSKDHVCASPKCQILLIDVYENGHLIEHESDDTDEPEVMACAVYGMPAPKSIRTMKLKGHLDTTQPFSVKIANGGSLTIPGCLAQVFVRIQNYAAVLDFYAIPLRGCDIVLGVQWLTTLGPFLWDFEKMFMQFVVGITTFSITSPQVQDPQSISSLQMDRLLNHDHCLGVALFVLQFSEETILPSNPRQLPFPQEQDLASWELHLHHLNLVLSLLQDNHLFVKLSKCATQIEYLGYTVSDKGVAADPSKLKAIAQWPKLASMKALTGMAAFQELKSAMMSPTVLALPDFSKPFIIESDASDYHSFKYFLQNRANSPFQQKWVSKLLGFDYEIQYKKGNDNKAANALSRMFSNSRIPPDTTSTTLDVSAMNSIAPNSVLPGSPPHIPIYESGTTKIDSVDQCLQDRTRILSLLKTNLEAAQVRRKSQADKHRTERSFEVGDYVYLRLEPYQQKSLALHPYHKLHPRFYGPFEIFTKVRPVAYKLRLPPHSKIHPVFHVSCLKKQLGTSASTTIPLPSAYDAGLIQDEPTAILDRRVIKHGSTPITEVLVHWRNHHVADASWERLDDLKARFPDFQP is encoded by the exons ATGGCCTCCTTCGACATGGAAAATGAAGCATTTCAGTGGTTTCAATGGGTGAATTGTGTCAAGAATTATCCTAAATGGGAAGATTTCACAAAGATTTTTTGTCGCAAATTTGGATCACCTGATCTTGTGGATTGCACTGAGAATTTAGTGAAGCTTTGCCAAACTGGGTTACTCAGGGATTACATCATGGAATTCCGTCGATTAGCGAATCGTACTATGGAAATGACTCCAAGAATCTTAAAAAGTTGCTTCATTGGGGGTTTAAAACCGGAGATTCAGCATGATGTCAAGATCCTTCGCCCTTTCGATGTTCATGAAGCTATAGCCTATTCGCAACAAGTGGATGCTAAATTGGCAGAGCTCAAGGTAAAATCTTTTTCAAGAAATCCATTCCCTGCATCACAATTCAAGCCTACTCATCTGTCTGACATTACCAATATACCAAAACCTGAATCTTCAACACAAAATGATAATTTTCGACGACTAACAGTTGCAGAAATTGAGTTTCGAAGAAAGAATAGATTGTGTTTCAATTGTGATGAGAAATTTTCTAAAGACCATGTGTGTGCTAGTCCTAAATGTCAAATTTTACTGATAGATGTGTATGAAAATGGCCATTTGATTGAGCATGAATCTGATGATACTGATGAACCTGAAGTTATGGCTTGTGCAGTTTATGGTATGCCTGCTCCAAAGTCTATTCGAACTATGAAA TTGAAGGGTCACTTAGATACTACACAACCATTTTCTGTTAAAATTGCAAATGGAGGTTCACTCACCATTCCGGGTTGTTTAGCACAAGTCTTTGTGAGAATTCAGAATTATGCAGCTGTGTTGGATTTTTACGCTATTCCTTTGAGAGGGTGCGATATTGTTCTTGGAGTACAGTGGTTAACAACGTTGGGACCCTTTTTGTGGGATtttgaaaaaatgtttatgCAGTTTGTTGTTGGCATTACTACCTTCTCTATCACAAGTCCTCAAGTTCAAGATCCTCAGTCAATATCTTCCTTGCAAATGGATAGATTACTCAATCATGATCATTGTTTGGGAGTTGCACTATTTGTTTTACAATTCAGTGAGGAGACTATACTTCCTTCCAATCCTCGGCAACTGCCTTTTCCACAAGAACAGGATCT TGCTTCTTGGGAATTACATCTCCATCACTTGAATCTTGTTTTGAGTTTACTGCAAGATAATCACCTCTTTGTCAAGCTCTCTAAGTGTGCAACGCAAATTGAGTATTTGGGGTATACAGTTTCTGACAAAGGAGTGGCTGCTGACCCTTCAAAATTAAAAGCAATTGCACAGTGGCCTAAACTGGCTTCTATGAAAGCTTTAACTG GAATGGCCGCATTTCAGGAACTCAAGAGTGCCATGATGTCTCCTACAGTCTTGGCTCTCCCAGATTTTTCAAAACCCTTCATTATTGAGAGTGATGCTTCAG ATTATCACAGCTTCAAGTATTTTCTGCAGAATCGTGCTAATTCTCCTTTTCAACAAAAATGGGTTTCGAAATTACTTGGTTTTGATTACGAAATTCAGTACAAGAAAGGGAATGATAACAAGGCAGCAAATGCTTTGTCTCGAATGTTCTCAAATTCGAGGATTCCACCTGACACTACTTCAACCACTCTGGATGTTTCTGCCATGAATAGTATTGCTCCTAATTCCGTGCTTCCGGGA TCTCCTCCACATATTCCAATCTATGAATCTGGAACTACGAAGATTGACTCGGTGGATCAGTGTTTACAAGATCGAACTCGGATTTTATCTCTTCTCAAGACCAATCTGGAAGCAGCTCAAGTAAGAAGGAAAAGTCAGGCAGATAAACATCGAACTGAGAGGTCTTTTGAAGTTGGTGATTATGTGTATCTCAGGTTGGAACCTTACCAACAAAAGTCCCTTGCTCTACATCCTTATCATAAATTGCATCCTCGGTTTTATGGTCCCTTTGAAATTTTTACGAAGGTCAGACCTGTGGCCTACAAGTTAAGGTTGCCACCTCATTCTAAGATTCATCCAGTTTTCCATGTTTCTTGTCTCAAGAAACAACTGGGCACATCAGCCTCTACTACTATACCGCTTCCATCTGCTTATGATGCAGGTCTGATTCAGGATGAACCAACAGCTATCCTGGATCGACGGGTCATTAAACATGGGTCGACTCCTATCACCGAAGTCTTAGTGCATTGGCGGAATCATCATGTTGCCGATGCATCTTGGGAGCGTTTGGATGATTTGAAAGCTCGATTTCCTGACTTCCAGCCTTGA